The region TAAACTGACGCTGGCCAATCAGAAAAAGCAGGACAACCGGTAGAGTTGCGATCGCCACCGCTGCCATCAACAGCGACCAGCTACTGGTGAACTGCTCCTGAAATTCGGCTAGGGCAAGCTGAACGGTGCGTAGTTCTGGACGAGTGGTAAACACCAGCGGCTTAAATAGATCGTTCCATTCGCCAATGAAGGTGAGTAGAACTAGGGTCACTACCGCCGGACGGGCTAAGGGAAACACCACTCGCCACAGCACCTGCCAGCGCGTGGCCCCATCTAGCATCGCGGCTTCTTCCAAATCGATCGGCAGAGACTGAAAACATTGCCGCATCCAAAAAATACCAAATCCACTAGCCGCCGTTGGCAAAATCAGCGCCGCGTAGGTATTGATCAAATGCCCCCAAGTGAGCACCATGAAGACTGGAATCACCAAAAGCTGGAACGGAATCACCAGGGTTGTCACGATCGCCAAGAGCAAGAGCCGACGGCCGCGAAACTGGAAACGAGCGATCGCATACCCCGCCAGAGTTGAGGTCAACACCTGCAGTAGGGTGACCGCTAAGGCCACCAGGGTGGAGTTAGCAAAACTCAGCAGGAAATGTCCCTGCTGCCAAGCCAGCCGATAGGATGTCCATGACCACGATCGCCCAGCAAAGGACACCGATTCTGCCCCCTCCCCCTGGAACGAGATGAGCAGCATGACGCCCAGGGGAGCCAGCACTAGCAGCGCCCCCAAACCAAGACCGACCACCGTCAGCCAAGCGATCGCCTGTGATTGCATCCACCGAACAAACCAGGATGTCTCCATCCCATCCTTTGGATCACTACTCACCGGGCACAACTCTTCGGGCATACGTCTCCAAGACAGACTTCAAGACAGAGGCATCGTTCAGATCTAGATCGTGAATCTAACACAGTCGGCTCGATGAGGTGATGGCTCCAGAGGAGGCGATCGGCTGAGACAGACATGGTTGGGATATCCAAGCGAGACGGTGCGTTACGGCTTTGCCTAGCAGCACCCTACAAAGATGCTGGGAGTCTCTATCGAGACGAACGGCAATCCTGAAACCTGTGCCATGATCGAGTAGATTGAAGCGATCATGAGCGATTAGATGCATCGATTGAAGCGATCGCGGGATCTAGATCCTCGTTCAAACTAGCTGAA is a window of Candidatus Obscuribacterales bacterium DNA encoding:
- a CDS encoding carbohydrate ABC transporter permease, yielding MPEELCPVSSDPKDGMETSWFVRWMQSQAIAWLTVVGLGLGALLVLAPLGVMLLISFQGEGAESVSFAGRSWSWTSYRLAWQQGHFLLSFANSTLVALAVTLLQVLTSTLAGYAIARFQFRGRRLLLLAIVTTLVIPFQLLVIPVFMVLTWGHLINTYAALILPTAASGFGIFWMRQCFQSLPIDLEEAAMLDGATRWQVLWRVVFPLARPAVVTLVLLTFIGEWNDLFKPLVFTTRPELRTVQLALAEFQEQFTSSWSLLMAAVAIATLPVVLLFLIGQRQF